The following are encoded in a window of Mustela nigripes isolate SB6536 chromosome 3, MUSNIG.SB6536, whole genome shotgun sequence genomic DNA:
- the NR4A2 gene encoding nuclear receptor subfamily 4 group A member 2 isoform X1 encodes MPCVQAQYGSSPQGASPASQSYSYHSSGEYSSDFLTPEFVKFSMDLTNTEITATTSLPSFSTFMDNYSTGYDVKPPCLYQMPLSGQQSSIKVEDIQMHNYQQHSHLPPQSEEMMPHSGSVYYKPSSPPTPTTPGFQVQHSPMWDDPGSLHNFHQNYVATTHMIEQRKTPVSRLSLFSFKQSPPGTPVSSCQMRFDGPLHVPMNPEQAGSHHVVDGQTFAVPNPIRKPASMGFPGLQIGHASQLLDTQVPSPPSRGSPSNEGLCAVCGDNAACQHYGVRTCEGCKGFFKRTVQKNAKYVCLANKNCPVDKRRRNRCQYCRFQKCLAVGMVKEVVRTDSLKGRRGRLPSKPKSPQEPSPPSPPVSLISALVRAHVDSNPAMTSLDYSRFQANPDYQMSGDDTQHIQQFYDLLTGSMEIIRGWAEKIPGFADLPKADQDLLFESAFLELFVLRLAYRSNPVEGKLIFCNGVVLHRLQCVRGFGEWIDSIVEFSSNLQNMNIDISAFSCIAALAMVTERHGLKEPKRVEELQNKIVNCLKDHVTFNNGGLNRPNYLSKLLGKLPELRTLCTQGLQRIFYLKLEDLVPPPAIIDKLFLDTLPF; translated from the exons ATGCCTTGTGTTCAGGCGCAGTATGGGTCCTCGCCTCAAGGAGCCAGCCCCGCTTCTCAGAGCTACAGTTACCACTCTTCGGGAGAATACAGCTCCGATTTCTTAACTCCAGAGTTTGTCAAGTTTAGCATGGACCTCACCAACACTGAAATCACTGCCACCACTTCTCTCCCCAGCTTCAGTACCTTTATGGACAACTACAGCACAGGCTACGACGTCAAGCCACCTTGCTTGTACCAAATGCCCCTGTCCGGACAGCAGTCCTCCATTAAGGTAGAAGACATTCAGATGCACAACTACCAGCAGCACAGCCACCTGCCCCCCCAGTCCGAGGAGATGATGCCGCATTCCGGGTCGGTTTACTACAAGCCCTCCTCGCCCCCGACGCCCACCACCCCGGGCTTCCAAGTGCAGCACAGCCCCATGTGGGACGACCCAGGCTCTCTCCACAACTTCCATCAGAACTACGTGGCCACCACGCACATGATCGAGCAGAGGAAAACGCCCGTCTCccgcctctccctcttctcatttAAGCAATCGCCTCCCGGCACCCCCGTGTCTAGCTGCCAGATGCGCTTCGACGGGCCCCTGCACGTCCCCATGAACCCGGAGCAGGCAGGCAGCCACCACGTGGTGGACGGGCAGACCTTCGCTGTGCCCAACCCCATCCGAAAGCCTGCGTCCATGGGCTTCCCAGGCCTGCAGATCGGCCACGCATCGCAGCTGCTGGACACGCAGGTGCCCTCGCCGCCGTCGCGGGGCTCGCCCTCCAACGAGGGATTGTGCGCCGTGTGTGGCGACAACGCGGCCTGCCAACACTATGGCGTGCGCACCTGTGAGGGCTGCAAAGGTTTCTTTAAG CGCACGGTACAAAAAAACGCAAAATACGTGTGTTTAGCAAATAAAAACTGCCCAGTGGACAAGCGGCGCCGGAATCGCTGTCAGTATTGCCGATTTCAGAAGTGCCTGGCTGTTGGGATGGTCAAAGAAG TGGTTCGCACGGACAGTTTAAAAGGCCGGAGAGGTCGTTTGCCCTCGAAACCGAAGAGCCCACAGGAGCCCTCTCCCCCCTCGCCCCCGGTGAGTCTGATCAGTGCCCTCGTCAGGGCCCATGTCGACTCCAACCCGGCTATGACCAGCCTGGACTATTCCAGG TTCCAGGCGAACCCTGACTATCAGATGAGTGGAGATGACACCCAGCATATCCAGCAGTTCTATGATCTCCTGACTGGCTCCATGGAGATcatcaggggctgggctgagaaGATCCCAGGCTTCGCTGACCTGCCCAAAGCCGACCAAGACCTGCTTTTTGAATCCGCTTTCTTAGAACTGTTTGTGCTTCGATTAGCGTACAG GTCCAACCCAGTGGAGGGTAAACTCATCTTTTGCAATGGGGTGGTCTTGCACAGGTTGCAATGCGTTCGTGGCTTTGGGGAATGGATTGATTCCATTGTTGAATTCTCCTCCAACTTGCAGAATATGAACATCGACATTTCTGCCTTCTCCTGCATTGCTGCCCTGGCTATGGTCACAG AGAGACACGGGCTCAAGGAACCCAAGAGAGTGGAAGAACTGCAAAACAAGATTGTAAATTGTCTCAAAGACCATGTGACTTTCAATAATGGGGGGTTGAACCGCCCCAACTATTTGTCCAAACTATTGGGGAAGCTCCCAGAACTCCGTACTCTTTGCACACAGGGGCTACAGCGCATTTTCTACCTGAAACTAGAAGACTTGGTACCACCGCCAGCAATAATTGACAAACTTTTCCTGGACACTTTACCTTTCTAA
- the NR4A2 gene encoding nuclear receptor subfamily 4 group A member 2 isoform X2, protein MDNYSTGYDVKPPCLYQMPLSGQQSSIKVEDIQMHNYQQHSHLPPQSEEMMPHSGSVYYKPSSPPTPTTPGFQVQHSPMWDDPGSLHNFHQNYVATTHMIEQRKTPVSRLSLFSFKQSPPGTPVSSCQMRFDGPLHVPMNPEQAGSHHVVDGQTFAVPNPIRKPASMGFPGLQIGHASQLLDTQVPSPPSRGSPSNEGLCAVCGDNAACQHYGVRTCEGCKGFFKRTVQKNAKYVCLANKNCPVDKRRRNRCQYCRFQKCLAVGMVKEVVRTDSLKGRRGRLPSKPKSPQEPSPPSPPVSLISALVRAHVDSNPAMTSLDYSRFQANPDYQMSGDDTQHIQQFYDLLTGSMEIIRGWAEKIPGFADLPKADQDLLFESAFLELFVLRLAYRSNPVEGKLIFCNGVVLHRLQCVRGFGEWIDSIVEFSSNLQNMNIDISAFSCIAALAMVTERHGLKEPKRVEELQNKIVNCLKDHVTFNNGGLNRPNYLSKLLGKLPELRTLCTQGLQRIFYLKLEDLVPPPAIIDKLFLDTLPF, encoded by the exons ATGGACAACTACAGCACAGGCTACGACGTCAAGCCACCTTGCTTGTACCAAATGCCCCTGTCCGGACAGCAGTCCTCCATTAAGGTAGAAGACATTCAGATGCACAACTACCAGCAGCACAGCCACCTGCCCCCCCAGTCCGAGGAGATGATGCCGCATTCCGGGTCGGTTTACTACAAGCCCTCCTCGCCCCCGACGCCCACCACCCCGGGCTTCCAAGTGCAGCACAGCCCCATGTGGGACGACCCAGGCTCTCTCCACAACTTCCATCAGAACTACGTGGCCACCACGCACATGATCGAGCAGAGGAAAACGCCCGTCTCccgcctctccctcttctcatttAAGCAATCGCCTCCCGGCACCCCCGTGTCTAGCTGCCAGATGCGCTTCGACGGGCCCCTGCACGTCCCCATGAACCCGGAGCAGGCAGGCAGCCACCACGTGGTGGACGGGCAGACCTTCGCTGTGCCCAACCCCATCCGAAAGCCTGCGTCCATGGGCTTCCCAGGCCTGCAGATCGGCCACGCATCGCAGCTGCTGGACACGCAGGTGCCCTCGCCGCCGTCGCGGGGCTCGCCCTCCAACGAGGGATTGTGCGCCGTGTGTGGCGACAACGCGGCCTGCCAACACTATGGCGTGCGCACCTGTGAGGGCTGCAAAGGTTTCTTTAAG CGCACGGTACAAAAAAACGCAAAATACGTGTGTTTAGCAAATAAAAACTGCCCAGTGGACAAGCGGCGCCGGAATCGCTGTCAGTATTGCCGATTTCAGAAGTGCCTGGCTGTTGGGATGGTCAAAGAAG TGGTTCGCACGGACAGTTTAAAAGGCCGGAGAGGTCGTTTGCCCTCGAAACCGAAGAGCCCACAGGAGCCCTCTCCCCCCTCGCCCCCGGTGAGTCTGATCAGTGCCCTCGTCAGGGCCCATGTCGACTCCAACCCGGCTATGACCAGCCTGGACTATTCCAGG TTCCAGGCGAACCCTGACTATCAGATGAGTGGAGATGACACCCAGCATATCCAGCAGTTCTATGATCTCCTGACTGGCTCCATGGAGATcatcaggggctgggctgagaaGATCCCAGGCTTCGCTGACCTGCCCAAAGCCGACCAAGACCTGCTTTTTGAATCCGCTTTCTTAGAACTGTTTGTGCTTCGATTAGCGTACAG GTCCAACCCAGTGGAGGGTAAACTCATCTTTTGCAATGGGGTGGTCTTGCACAGGTTGCAATGCGTTCGTGGCTTTGGGGAATGGATTGATTCCATTGTTGAATTCTCCTCCAACTTGCAGAATATGAACATCGACATTTCTGCCTTCTCCTGCATTGCTGCCCTGGCTATGGTCACAG AGAGACACGGGCTCAAGGAACCCAAGAGAGTGGAAGAACTGCAAAACAAGATTGTAAATTGTCTCAAAGACCATGTGACTTTCAATAATGGGGGGTTGAACCGCCCCAACTATTTGTCCAAACTATTGGGGAAGCTCCCAGAACTCCGTACTCTTTGCACACAGGGGCTACAGCGCATTTTCTACCTGAAACTAGAAGACTTGGTACCACCGCCAGCAATAATTGACAAACTTTTCCTGGACACTTTACCTTTCTAA